The Huiozyma naganishii CBS 8797 chromosome 1, complete genome genome window below encodes:
- the KNAG0A04580 gene encoding nucleobase cation symporter-1 family protein (similar to Saccharomyces cerevisiae THI7 (YLR237W); ancestral locus Anc_8.412), with translation MVSCAGILKKLEIPVHERETLSFLKNPDLLPIKKEKQTWGFFSNFAYWGIISFSVGTWLSASQALSVGLSYPETIGTFIVGDFVTILFTLANSYPGSDWKVGYTLSQRFVFGIYGSYFGILIRVLMSIVNYASNAWLGGLCINMILDSWSHHYLHLKNTLTPSVAMETKEVIGFMLFHVVTVLCYWMKPYQINYILIISCTATCFSMMGMIIYLTHKAGGVGDLFTSTKSTATGSDKSWAWVYMISYWFGSVSPGSVNQSDYSRFGTSKTAIWTGTILALFIPTTLVPVFGVIGASTSVKLYGQELWQPMDIFTYWLKDNYSAGARAGAFFCGLSFTLSQMSYTISNSGFASGMDLAGVLPKYINIKRGAIFTAVISVALQPWNFYNKSSNVFLTVMSSFGIVMTPIIAVMICDNLVIRKRQYSVTEAFKIKGEYYYFKGFNWRAFVAWICGMTPGLPGMAWEVNNKYFNNKGIVNFYYGDSFFSFVISFFLYWILCLVFPYHVKILHDDKDYFGAFSDEEARKKGMVPYSEISEEELDAYNFPSHKTEGFEKETSSIRKQGVVSSSDGHAYEEKDESDHITKQRIVSTKTSSTSDLQEESS, from the coding sequence ATGGTTTCTTGTGCGGGGAttctgaagaaattggaaattCCTGTTCATGAAAGAGAAACTCTTTCGTTTCTAAAGAACCCGGATTTACTCCCCATCAAAAAGGAGAAACAGACATGGgggttcttctccaatttcGCATACTGGGGGATTATCTCATTCTCCGTCGGTACGTGGCTGAGTGCGTCGCAAGCACTGTCAGTCGGACTTTCATACCCAGAGACAATCGGTACTTTCATCGTTGGTGACTTCGTTACAATCCTGTTCACACTTGCCAATTCGTACCCTGGGTCAGATTGGAAAGTCGGGTACACCCTTTCGCAGAGATTCGTCTTCGGGATTTACGGTTCGTATTTCGGTATTTTGATCAGAGTGCTGATGAGTATTGTCAACTACGCCTCGAACGCGTGGTTGGGCGGTCTTTGTATCAACATGATCCTGGACTCTTGGTCGCATCATTATCtacacttgaagaacacgCTCACACCAAGTGTGGCTATGGAGACTAAAGAAGTCATTGGGTTCATGCTGTTCCACGTCGTCACCGTCTTGTGCTACTGGATGAAACCATACCAGATCAACTACATCCTGATCATATCCTGTACAGCTACATGCTTCTCCATGATGGGTATGATTATATACCTGACGCACAAGGCAGGTGGTGTAGGTGACCTTTTCACCTCGACAAAGTCAACTGCTACAGGGTCCGATAAATCGTGGGCGTGGGTCTACATGATTTCATACTGGTTCGGTTCCGTCTCCCCAGGGTCCGTTAACCAGAGTGATTACTCCAGGTTTGGTACCTCGAAGACCGCTATCTGGACAGGTACCATCCTGGCTTTGTTCATCCCAACTACATTGGTCCCTGTATTCGGTGTCATTGGTGCATCCACCTCTGTGAAACTATACGGGCAAGAACTGTGGCAACCAATGGATATATTCACTTACTGGTTGAAGGACAACTACTCTGCTGGTGCCCGTGCAGGTGCGTTCTTTTGCGGATTGTCCTTCACACTGTCCCAAATGTCGTACACTATTTCCAACTCCGGGTTTGCATCCGGTATGGATTTGGCCGGTGTGTTGCCCAAGTACATCAACATCAAACGTGGTGCCATCTTCACTGCAGTCATTTCGGTCGCTTTACAACCATGGAATTTCTACAACAAGTCTTCAAACGTCTTCTTAACGGTCATGAGTTCCTTCGGTATTGTCATGACTCCAATCATCGCCGTCATGATATGTGATAACTTGGTGATAAGGAAGAGACAGTATTCCGTCACAGAGGCATTCAAGATCAAAGGTGAGTACTACTACTTTAAGGGGTTTAACTGGAGAGCCTTTGTTGCTTGGATTTGTGGTATGACCCCAGGGTTGCCAGGTATGGCGTGGGAAGTCAACAACAAGTACTTCAATAACAAGGGTATCGTGAATTTCTACTACGGTGattcgttcttctccttcgtTATCTCATTCTTCCTGTACTGGATCCTGTGTCTAGTCTTCCCTTACCACGTCAAGATCCTGCACGACGACAAGGACTATTTCGGTGCCTTCTCCGACGAGGAAGCCAGGAAGAAGGGTATGGTTCCATACTCCGAGATCTCAGAAGAGGAGTTGGACGCTTACAACTTCCCATCCCACAAGACAGAAGGTTTCGAAAAGGAGACCTCCTCAATCAGAAAACAAGGTGTTGTATCCTCCTCGGACGGTCACGCCTATGAGGAAAAAGACGAAAGTGACCACATCACAAAACAGAGGATCGTCTCTACAAAGACAAGTTCCACTAGTGACCTCCAAGAGGAAAGTTCTTAA